A section of the Bacillus sp. HSf4 genome encodes:
- a CDS encoding GrpB family protein yields MFGEQKTWNRESSSKKQKSPKAKDFAAEKEKLSHVCGTLFLAIEHIGSTAVPGLAAKPVPRYHGRRQAP; encoded by the coding sequence ATTTTTGGAGAGCAAAAAACATGGAACAGGGAATCATCATCGAAAAAGCAAAAGTCTCCTAAGGCGAAGGATTTTGCAGCGGAAAAAGAGAAGCTCAGCCATGTCTGCGGAACATTGTTTCTCGCAATCGAACACATCGGCAGCACCGCTGTTCCCGGCCTTGCCGCAAAGCCGGTCCCTCGATATCATGGCCGGCGTCAAGCGCCTTGA
- a CDS encoding DUF5412 family protein encodes MKRYVNEDLEEMKKTHRRKVLFTLLAVILAAGIPISYIVYTHFYSMNHLPKGEWIESSTSPNQKYKLDIYRVKKIGAANGYSIRAEVTTVSTGKRRNLYWGKQEYEANVKWKDRRHVSINNKVLDVRTDTYDWRRE; translated from the coding sequence TTGAAGCGTTATGTCAACGAGGACTTAGAAGAGATGAAAAAGACACACCGCCGCAAAGTTTTATTTACACTGTTGGCCGTTATCCTTGCAGCAGGCATTCCCATCAGCTATATCGTATACACCCATTTTTACTCGATGAACCACTTGCCGAAGGGTGAATGGATTGAATCCTCCACATCTCCAAATCAAAAATACAAATTGGATATCTACAGAGTAAAAAAAATCGGGGCAGCCAACGGGTATTCAATCAGAGCCGAAGTGACAACAGTCTCGACCGGCAAACGGAGAAATTTGTACTGGGGGAAGCAAGAATACGAGGCGAATGTCAAATGGAAAGACCGCCGCCATGTGTCGATTAATAACAAGGTGCTCGACGTCCGTACAGATACATATGATTGGCGAAGAGAGTGA
- a CDS encoding trimeric intracellular cation channel family protein, with translation MAWEALSIIGTIAFAISGAIVAMEEEYDILGVYILGIVTAFGGGAIRNLLIGVPVSALWEQGALFQIALISITFVFLFPKLLLKHWKIWGSFSDAIGLSAFAIQGALYAVHMNHPVSAVIVAAVLTGSGGGMIRDLLAGRKPLVLKTEIYAVWAALGGLVIGMGWAEKPLTLYMLFAVLVACRVCSYMFNWKLPNRSLRSNG, from the coding sequence ATGGCTTGGGAAGCGTTGAGCATCATCGGAACGATCGCTTTTGCGATCAGCGGGGCGATCGTCGCAATGGAAGAAGAGTATGATATTTTAGGAGTTTATATTTTGGGAATTGTCACCGCCTTCGGAGGCGGCGCGATCAGAAATCTGCTGATCGGAGTCCCCGTGTCCGCTCTCTGGGAGCAGGGAGCCCTGTTTCAAATCGCTCTTATTTCGATTACGTTTGTCTTTTTGTTTCCGAAGCTGCTGTTGAAGCACTGGAAGATATGGGGAAGCTTTTCAGATGCGATCGGATTATCCGCGTTTGCGATCCAAGGGGCGTTATATGCCGTACACATGAACCATCCGGTCAGTGCGGTGATCGTTGCTGCGGTTCTCACGGGAAGCGGCGGCGGAATGATCAGGGATCTATTGGCCGGGCGCAAGCCGCTTGTTCTGAAAACGGAAATTTACGCCGTGTGGGCCGCTTTAGGCGGATTGGTGATCGGAATGGGCTGGGCGGAGAAGCCTCTCACATTGTATATGCTGTTTGCCGTGCTTGTGGCCTGCAGAGTATGCTCCTATATGTTTAACTGGAAGCTGCCGAACCGATCGCTCAGGTCGAACGGCTGA
- a CDS encoding disulfide oxidoreductase, whose product MRNKAVFLYGAWIVALTATLGSLYFSEIRQFIPCELCWYQRIMMYPLVLILGIATFQGDVKVKKYVLPMAIIGGCISLMHYLEQKIPGFNGIKPCVTGVPCSGEYINWFGFITIPFLALTAFILIIILMCFLKGKEE is encoded by the coding sequence ATGAGAAATAAAGCAGTCTTTCTGTACGGCGCCTGGATCGTTGCTTTGACCGCGACCCTCGGCAGCCTGTACTTTAGCGAAATCCGTCAATTCATTCCTTGTGAACTGTGCTGGTATCAGCGGATCATGATGTATCCGCTGGTGCTGATTCTCGGGATCGCCACGTTTCAAGGTGATGTCAAGGTTAAAAAATATGTGCTGCCGATGGCGATCATCGGCGGGTGCATTTCCCTGATGCACTATTTGGAGCAGAAGATACCCGGCTTTAACGGCATTAAGCCGTGTGTGACCGGTGTGCCTTGTTCAGGGGAGTACATCAATTGGTTCGGCTTCATCACGATTCCGTTTCTCGCCCTTACCGCATTTATTTTGATCATTATTTTGATGTGTTTTTTGAAGGGGAAAGAGGAGTAA
- the helD gene encoding RNA polymerase recycling motor HelD, producing MQEANQEWLEEEKRIGLVLKELEQKLHSLKEKTGGLKEDIIGLRKNFWDDVSLNLADDIETAETFSSIQQQAGILSERERSHKQFYSQLKKLLKVKESPYFGRVDFLEDGEEQVESVYIGLSSLMDEKEEQFLIYDWRAPISSLFYNYPPGPAQYEVPEETISGTVELKRQFLIKNGRLKAMFNTDMAIGDEMLQEVLGNQANTRMKSIVATIQKEQNQIIRNEKSRYLIVQGAAGSGKTSAALQRAAYLLYRGRGRIESNQMLLFSPNLLFNSYVANVLPELGEENIQQTTFQEYVTRQLGKQISCETPFDQLEFCLTAAEREDGRIRQRAIEYKSSLAFKTLIDDYARFLAKGNILFKHIVFRGSKMVSAEQIHDYFQTFDASTPLPQRIEMTAKWLLSVLKKEEQQERKKDWPLEKSELLDKEEYLQVYQQLQKERKFAGDTFDDYEREQKLLAKIIVEREFKPLKQAVKALGFIDFKRTYLQLFSDWHGGACRPEGWRSICEYTAETFRFSRLPYEDAVPFLYLKNKMKEREKNTAIRHVFIDEAQDYSPFQLAFLKEMFSASKMTILGDFHQAIFAHTPDQKELLSEGVFEGEKMEMVRLMRSYRSTKEIVEFTKRLLKGAGEIEAFNRSGVKPVLTVSDDASLHHERIASCIASLQNEGRETIAVICKTVQECREAAKHLQKQTELKLIDKETRTFQKGVIVIPVYLAKGIEFDAVILYDSSEKRYWRESERTLFYTACTRAMHELRLFSLGEESPFLKDVPDRLYTLKRVT from the coding sequence ATGCAGGAGGCCAATCAAGAATGGCTTGAAGAAGAAAAACGAATTGGACTCGTTTTAAAAGAATTGGAGCAAAAGCTTCATTCTCTAAAGGAGAAGACCGGCGGCTTAAAGGAGGATATCATCGGTTTAAGAAAAAACTTTTGGGATGATGTCTCCTTGAACCTGGCTGATGACATTGAAACGGCCGAAACATTCTCAAGCATTCAACAGCAGGCGGGGATTTTGTCAGAAAGGGAAAGAAGCCATAAGCAGTTTTACAGCCAATTGAAAAAACTCTTAAAAGTGAAGGAATCGCCGTATTTTGGCCGCGTCGATTTTTTAGAGGATGGGGAGGAACAGGTTGAATCTGTTTATATCGGGCTCAGTTCACTGATGGATGAGAAGGAAGAGCAATTTTTGATATACGACTGGCGGGCACCGATTTCCAGCTTGTTTTACAACTATCCGCCCGGACCCGCCCAATATGAGGTTCCGGAAGAGACGATAAGCGGGACGGTCGAGCTGAAAAGGCAGTTTCTCATCAAAAACGGGCGGCTGAAAGCGATGTTTAATACAGATATGGCGATTGGTGATGAAATGCTGCAGGAGGTGCTGGGGAACCAGGCCAATACCCGGATGAAAAGCATTGTCGCCACGATTCAGAAAGAGCAAAACCAGATCATCCGCAATGAAAAAAGCCGTTATTTAATTGTTCAGGGAGCGGCGGGAAGCGGTAAAACGTCGGCGGCGCTGCAGCGGGCGGCCTATTTGCTGTACCGCGGACGCGGACGGATCGAATCCAATCAAATGCTTCTTTTTTCGCCGAACCTTCTTTTTAACAGCTATGTTGCCAATGTCCTGCCTGAGCTCGGGGAAGAAAACATTCAGCAGACGACATTCCAGGAGTATGTAACACGCCAGCTCGGAAAGCAGATATCTTGTGAAACGCCGTTCGATCAATTGGAGTTTTGTCTGACGGCTGCAGAACGCGAGGACGGCCGGATTCGGCAGAGAGCGATTGAGTATAAATCAAGCCTTGCCTTCAAAACCTTGATTGATGATTATGCGCGATTTTTGGCAAAAGGAAATATATTGTTTAAACATATCGTGTTCCGCGGCAGCAAAATGGTGTCCGCTGAGCAAATTCACGATTATTTTCAAACGTTCGACGCCTCAACCCCGCTTCCGCAGCGAATTGAAATGACAGCGAAATGGCTCTTGTCGGTGTTGAAAAAAGAAGAACAGCAAGAAAGAAAAAAAGACTGGCCTCTTGAAAAAAGCGAGCTGCTGGATAAAGAGGAATATTTGCAAGTCTATCAGCAGCTGCAAAAAGAGCGGAAATTTGCCGGAGACACCTTTGATGATTATGAAAGAGAGCAGAAGCTGCTTGCAAAAATCATTGTCGAAAGGGAATTCAAACCGCTGAAGCAAGCGGTAAAGGCTTTGGGCTTCATTGATTTCAAGAGAACATACTTGCAGCTTTTTTCAGACTGGCACGGTGGAGCCTGCCGTCCGGAAGGCTGGAGAAGCATTTGCGAATATACGGCGGAAACCTTTCGCTTCAGCCGGCTTCCGTATGAAGATGCCGTTCCTTTTTTATACTTGAAAAACAAAATGAAGGAAAGGGAGAAAAATACCGCGATCCGCCATGTGTTTATCGATGAAGCGCAGGATTACTCGCCGTTTCAGCTGGCTTTTTTAAAGGAGATGTTCTCTGCAAGCAAAATGACGATTCTAGGCGACTTTCATCAGGCGATTTTTGCCCATACCCCCGATCAAAAAGAGCTCCTTTCAGAAGGCGTGTTTGAGGGGGAGAAAATGGAGATGGTCAGGCTGATGCGAAGCTACAGATCGACTAAGGAGATCGTCGAGTTTACAAAGCGGCTGCTCAAGGGCGCCGGAGAGATCGAGGCGTTCAACCGCAGCGGTGTAAAACCGGTGCTGACGGTTTCGGATGATGCCTCTCTGCATCATGAAAGGATCGCGTCCTGCATTGCGTCCCTTCAAAATGAAGGACGGGAGACGATCGCGGTCATCTGTAAAACGGTTCAGGAATGCAGAGAAGCGGCAAAGCATCTGCAAAAGCAGACAGAGCTGAAGCTGATTGATAAAGAAACACGCACATTCCAAAAAGGCGTGATTGTCATCCCCGTCTACTTGGCAAAAGGGATTGAGTTTGACGCCGTCATCCTTTATGACAGCTCGGAAAAACGATATTGGCGGGAAAGCGAGCGGACGCTGTTTTATACCGCCTGTACAAGAGCGATGCATGAGCTCCGGCTTTTTTCGCTTGGAGAGGAAAGTCCGTTTTTAAAAGATGTTCCAGACCGGTTGTACACGCTGAAGAGAGTGACATGA
- a CDS encoding thioredoxin domain-containing protein: protein MKKKQQSPMKFAVIMTVVVVFLIGALVVLNNQTKNASQNYDEKPSTEGQPILGDKNAAVTVTEFGDYKCPSCKQWTESVFPDLKKDYIDKGKINFSYINFVNEQHGRGSELSALASEQVWKEDPDSFWAFHEALFKAQPDNDTMENEWATPAKLADIAEAHTKVKGDKLVKSLNDKTFSEQLGTDESLISQYNVDSTPTIFVNGVKIDKPFDYDKIKEAIEKELKGNSDEK from the coding sequence GTGAAAAAGAAACAGCAGTCACCGATGAAATTTGCAGTGATCATGACAGTCGTGGTCGTTTTTCTGATCGGAGCGCTCGTCGTTTTGAACAATCAAACAAAAAACGCTTCACAAAACTACGATGAAAAGCCGTCAACAGAAGGACAGCCGATTCTAGGGGACAAAAACGCGGCCGTGACGGTGACCGAATTCGGAGATTACAAGTGTCCGAGCTGCAAACAATGGACGGAATCGGTATTTCCTGATTTGAAAAAAGATTACATCGACAAAGGAAAAATCAATTTTTCATATATTAATTTCGTCAATGAGCAGCACGGCAGAGGATCAGAGCTGAGCGCCCTCGCTTCTGAACAGGTATGGAAGGAAGACCCTGATTCATTCTGGGCGTTCCATGAAGCTTTATTCAAAGCGCAGCCGGACAACGATACGATGGAAAATGAGTGGGCGACACCGGCCAAATTGGCGGACATTGCCGAAGCCCATACAAAGGTGAAGGGTGACAAGCTTGTCAAAAGCTTGAATGATAAGACGTTCTCTGAACAGCTGGGAACGGACGAGTCGCTCATCAGCCAATACAATGTGGACTCGACGCCGACCATCTTTGTCAACGGTGTAAAGATCGATAAACCATTTGATTATGACAAGATCAAAGAAGCGATCGAAAAAGAGCTGAAAGGCAACTCGGATGAGAAATAA
- a CDS encoding Na+/H+ antiporter, protein MAIFLAVLVLLSIIAISNIIHRFLPFIPIPLIQVGLGMIAAVFPGGLQMTLSPELFFVLFIAPLLFNDGRRIPRNELWNLRIPILLLAFGLVFVTVLLGGYAIHWLIPNISLPAAFSLAAILSPTDVVAVSALSKRINLPKDVIRLLEGEGLMNDASGLVAFKFAIAAAVTGAFSLSQAVVSFFIIAIGGLLTGAVLSFFILRFRYLLRRFGMEDVTMHMLIQILTPFAVYLAAEELGVSGILAVVAGGIVHAAEHDRAESAMVKLQIVSSSTWSIILFVLNGLVFVLLGLQMPQALSVIFGDEAFNNLKVISDILLITLLLTVLRFVWLLLFWQGNWGLKTQETSKREKLRSLVQISIAGVRGAVTLAGAFSIPFVLGNGRPFPERDFIIFLAAGVILSTLLIASVFLPLLSERKPQPASGSQLQSIRRKLMKTTIKALKEEMNEKNRAAALAVISEYNDKIKSLRFEQYSLKQLLRLRRMENKIRVYALKAEQAELEQMRKNKQLTEQMAHQLQERLQEKELLFSNPFKAGVSLTKCRHLMTRFFADNKKQDISRSPHQYSGLLRKARMQTAKAAIEAVKRQMNDDNKEVSKSVIAFYRHFILKLQHWDADHKENKRYERQKKEIRLKSVQIIRNEIQNLFENRQISRETAYRLRQYMNDLEAAMLDE, encoded by the coding sequence GTGGCCATTTTCCTCGCCGTTTTGGTTTTGTTGTCCATCATTGCGATTTCAAATATCATTCACCGGTTTCTTCCATTTATCCCGATTCCCCTGATTCAGGTAGGATTGGGGATGATCGCAGCTGTGTTTCCGGGCGGGCTGCAGATGACACTCAGTCCTGAGCTGTTTTTCGTTTTATTTATCGCTCCGCTTTTGTTTAATGACGGAAGAAGGATTCCGAGAAATGAATTGTGGAACTTGCGGATTCCCATTCTGCTGCTTGCGTTTGGCCTTGTTTTTGTTACCGTGCTTTTGGGGGGATATGCCATCCATTGGCTGATTCCGAACATTTCATTGCCGGCGGCGTTTTCGCTGGCCGCGATCCTGTCGCCGACAGACGTTGTGGCCGTCAGCGCGCTTTCGAAACGAATCAATCTGCCCAAGGATGTCATCCGTCTCCTTGAGGGAGAGGGCTTAATGAACGATGCCTCAGGGCTTGTCGCTTTTAAATTTGCGATCGCCGCCGCTGTGACAGGAGCTTTTTCCTTATCTCAGGCGGTCGTCAGCTTTTTCATCATTGCGATCGGCGGCCTTTTGACCGGGGCCGTTCTTTCCTTTTTCATTTTGCGGTTCCGCTATTTGCTCCGCCGATTCGGGATGGAAGATGTCACAATGCATATGCTGATTCAAATATTGACGCCTTTCGCGGTTTATTTGGCGGCCGAAGAGCTCGGCGTATCAGGTATTCTTGCCGTTGTGGCGGGCGGAATCGTTCATGCGGCGGAACATGACAGAGCCGAATCGGCGATGGTCAAGCTTCAGATCGTTTCGTCCAGCACATGGAGCATCATCCTGTTTGTCTTGAACGGTCTCGTCTTCGTCCTGCTCGGCTTGCAGATGCCGCAAGCGCTGTCTGTCATTTTTGGTGATGAAGCGTTTAATAATCTGAAAGTGATCAGCGACATTTTGCTGATTACACTTCTTTTGACGGTTCTCCGCTTTGTCTGGCTATTGTTGTTTTGGCAGGGGAATTGGGGGCTCAAAACACAAGAAACTTCAAAAAGGGAAAAGCTGCGCTCCCTGGTGCAAATCTCGATTGCCGGAGTCCGCGGCGCTGTCACGCTGGCCGGTGCATTTTCGATTCCTTTCGTATTGGGGAACGGCCGCCCTTTTCCGGAACGCGATTTCATCATTTTTTTAGCCGCAGGCGTGATTTTAAGTACCTTATTGATCGCAAGCGTCTTTTTGCCGCTTCTGTCAGAAAGAAAACCGCAGCCGGCGTCCGGCAGCCAGCTGCAAAGTATCAGAAGAAAATTGATGAAAACGACGATCAAGGCCTTAAAGGAGGAGATGAATGAAAAAAACCGGGCCGCTGCTTTGGCCGTCATATCCGAATACAATGACAAAATAAAGAGCCTCAGGTTTGAACAATATTCGCTAAAGCAGCTTTTGCGCCTCAGAAGGATGGAAAATAAAATCCGCGTATACGCTTTAAAAGCGGAGCAGGCGGAGCTGGAACAGATGCGGAAAAACAAACAGCTGACAGAGCAAATGGCGCATCAGCTGCAGGAAAGGCTGCAGGAAAAAGAACTGCTCTTTTCCAATCCATTCAAAGCGGGTGTATCACTCACAAAATGTCGGCATCTCATGACTAGATTTTTCGCAGACAACAAAAAACAAGACATCAGCCGGTCCCCTCATCAATACAGCGGATTGCTCAGGAAAGCAAGGATGCAAACGGCAAAAGCGGCCATTGAAGCGGTCAAAAGGCAGATGAATGATGATAATAAAGAAGTGTCCAAGTCGGTCATCGCATTTTATCGGCATTTCATATTGAAGCTTCAGCACTGGGATGCTGATCATAAGGAAAACAAGCGCTATGAAAGGCAGAAAAAAGAGATTCGGCTGAAATCTGTGCAAATCATCCGCAATGAGATTCAGAACCTGTTTGAAAACCGGCAAATTTCCCGGGAAACCGCCTATCGGCTGCGCCAGTACATGAATGATCTGGAAGCTGCGATGCTGGATGAATAG
- a CDS encoding aminotransferase class V-fold PLP-dependent enzyme: protein MEHPYHIYRALFPVLTKYVHLAACSGGALALPVARAIEKYHSTLLETGANWQAHLAKMEEAKEKFARLIGAEIDEIAVVPSVSDAVSAIAVSLPEHPKRRQIAFTDLDFPAIGQIWLAQDRFNHHLTVIHSQDGMIRTEQYEKEINDQTLLTCVPHVSYCNGVKQSLTEIAEIVHHKGSLLFVDAYQSAGHIPIHVKDMKIDMLAAGTRKYMLGIPGTAFLYVRRELCEQLRPKLTGWFGKSRPSSFDLLHSGFAEGAKRFETGTPSFIGLYAADAALKLLLEAGPEEIEAYLQKLARFSLQYGADKGLQIIGPQNLHNRSSLASFRVKDATQIEALLREKNIITSARNGAVRIAPHFYNTKEDIAHAVDELAALIHRRTLK, encoded by the coding sequence ATGGAGCATCCTTACCATATCTATCGCGCTTTGTTTCCTGTATTAACAAAATACGTCCACCTTGCCGCCTGCTCGGGAGGCGCTTTAGCGCTGCCTGTAGCAAGGGCAATCGAGAAATATCACAGCACACTGCTTGAAACAGGTGCGAATTGGCAGGCGCACCTTGCAAAGATGGAGGAAGCGAAAGAGAAGTTCGCCCGGCTGATCGGGGCGGAAATAGACGAGATCGCCGTTGTGCCATCCGTTTCCGACGCGGTTTCCGCTATTGCCGTTTCCCTGCCCGAACATCCCAAAAGGCGCCAGATTGCTTTCACTGACCTTGACTTCCCTGCCATCGGCCAGATTTGGCTCGCTCAAGACCGCTTTAACCATCATCTGACTGTGATACACAGTCAAGACGGGATGATTCGCACAGAGCAATACGAAAAAGAAATCAACGATCAGACGCTTTTGACTTGTGTCCCGCATGTCTCTTATTGCAATGGCGTAAAACAAAGCTTGACAGAGATAGCGGAAATCGTTCATCACAAAGGCTCGCTTTTGTTTGTTGATGCCTATCAATCGGCAGGACATATTCCGATACATGTCAAAGACATGAAAATCGATATGCTTGCCGCTGGTACCCGAAAATATATGCTCGGCATCCCGGGAACGGCGTTCTTGTATGTCAGACGCGAACTTTGCGAACAGTTGAGGCCAAAATTAACCGGGTGGTTTGGAAAGAGCCGGCCGTCTTCCTTTGATTTGCTCCATTCAGGCTTTGCAGAGGGGGCTAAACGTTTTGAGACCGGAACACCATCATTCATCGGCCTTTATGCGGCTGATGCGGCGCTAAAGCTCTTGCTTGAGGCCGGGCCGGAAGAGATCGAAGCTTATTTGCAAAAGCTTGCCCGATTTTCTTTGCAGTACGGCGCTGATAAAGGCTTGCAGATCATCGGGCCTCAAAACCTTCATAACAGATCGAGCCTGGCCTCATTCCGCGTCAAAGATGCGACGCAGATCGAAGCGCTGCTCAGAGAAAAAAATATCATCACATCAGCAAGAAATGGAGCGGTTCGAATCGCCCCCCATTTTTATAATACGAAAGAGGACATCGCGCACGCAGTCGATGAGCTGGCCGCATTGATTCATCGCCGTACTTTAAAATAG
- a CDS encoding GNAT family N-acetyltransferase — translation MEFDIRKMEMEDIASVQQVAKTSWNDTYDGIIPRSVQEEFLQSAYSDERMLERMERSLILVAEAGGEIVGFVNCSFVKEGGEAYLAAIYSYPEYQGNGIGSALLKEGIKRLEGVNKIFVEVEKDNRTGKHFYKAKGFEEISEYEEDFAGHSLKTVKMVLDV, via the coding sequence TTGGAGTTTGACATACGCAAAATGGAGATGGAAGACATTGCTTCCGTTCAGCAGGTTGCAAAAACGAGCTGGAATGATACGTATGATGGCATTATTCCCCGCAGTGTTCAAGAGGAATTTCTGCAGTCCGCATACAGCGATGAGAGAATGCTTGAGCGTATGGAGCGCTCTTTGATTCTCGTGGCAGAAGCGGGCGGGGAAATCGTCGGTTTCGTCAACTGCTCCTTTGTCAAAGAAGGAGGGGAGGCGTATCTCGCGGCCATTTATTCATATCCGGAATACCAAGGAAACGGCATTGGGTCCGCACTGCTTAAAGAGGGGATCAAGCGCTTGGAGGGTGTGAACAAAATCTTTGTAGAAGTGGAGAAAGATAACCGTACCGGAAAACATTTTTACAAAGCGAAAGGTTTTGAGGAGATTTCCGAATATGAAGAAGACTTTGCAGGACACAGCCTCAAAACAGTCAAAATGGTTTTAGACGTATAA